ttcactaCTGCTGCTAATATCATTAAATATCTCCCGAAGCTCATCATGTTCTGAGGAGCCATGGCCCTGCTTATGACTCATTCCTGGAGATGAAATTTCTAGGCCTGCTAGGGAAACTGGGTTGTCCACTTCCTTTGTTTCATCTTCTGCAATCACCTCCCATCGGGTACTGACAGCTTCTGCATCTGTACTGAGAAGcctctttacttctttttccacATCTGGTGATTCAATGTACTTCTTCTTGGCTGTCTTACGGAACCTCCTCTTTCTGACATTCTTCAGAGGCAGAGTGATACCATGGTTCCAGATGAATTTCCTCTCCCGGTCcttatcttttttcttgcttgcttttGGATCAGTGGTGGCAACTGGTTCTTCTGGAGGCGGGTAAAGATCCCCATCCACACTGCACACAAGCATCTGGCAGATATCTGCTGTCttataaaaggtttttttatCTATAGTTTTCAAGGATTCAGTAATGCAGGGCAGGTCAACTACCTTAGCAGCTAATGGGGCATCGTCCACATGGACAATTCCATGATGTCCATCTGCATGTAGTTCAATGGTCAATTTATCTTTCAGGTTGACACTTCCAGACTGTATTGCCCTTCTCACAGTGGAAGCATAATCTGGAGGCAGACGTAATATGAATTGGCTTTCCAACTCATGGGGAGCATCTTCTTTGTTCTtgctcattttctgttttgtaacAGTCATTTCCTTTCGTCTTACTCCACAATAAATGACTATCACTCAAAATCCTATGCTCTGGGTTTAGGTCCCAAAACACTCCTCTGGCATTTTCTTGGGAGACAATGGAGGCTGTTTTGTGGtagacccaggcaagtcacaacctggCTAGGCCTCCCTTAAGTGTCTTCACCTCAAACGAGCAGGAATCACGAAGAACGCAAACACCGCGCTC
The DNA window shown above is from Notamacropus eugenii isolate mMacEug1 chromosome 2, mMacEug1.pri_v2, whole genome shotgun sequence and carries:
- the LOC140526922 gene encoding transcription initiation factor TFIID subunit 7-like translates to MTVTKQKMSKNKEDAPHELESQFILRLPPDYASTVRRAIQSGSVNLKDKLTIELHADGHHGIVHVDDAPLAAKVVDLPCITESLKTIDKKTFYKTADICQMLVCSVDGDLYPPPEEPVATTDPKASKKKDKDRERKFIWNHGITLPLKNVRKRRFRKTAKKKYIESPDVEKEVKRLLSTDAEAVSTRWEVIAEDETKEVDNPVSLAGLEISSPGMSHKQGHGSSEHDELREIFNDISSSSEEEDERDPHDDEDINIIDTEEDLERQLQDKLDESDEQRQENEETNQMVMGIQKQTDMMKGKLQETQGRAKRQEDLIIKVENLALKTHLQAVLVELKQQEEREKQQLSSLQEQLESLLEK